GTCAGCTGAACTAAAacagaaagggaaaaaaaatactacTACTATGCTAATAAGTGAGATCCCTAGGTTGGCAGATATATGGATGTGTGTTATGTATTGATTAATGCTTTTATCACTTCGAGGTGGGTGGTATTAGCTCACCCTCTCTGAATTCTGATGCTGAAAATATCTTAATCTTGTAGCATACGAAAACAAGACCCTCTGACACACTACTTCTCTTCCCCCTTCATCTTCTTATCTAGTTTTTGCAATGGATCTACCAACCCACCATGCATTTTCTCTTGTTATCTCATTTTTCTATTCTATAGCAGCATAAAAGGAAAGTATATACTTGCAGGGAGAAGATATACCCAGAGGTTTATACCAAATGCTGGTATTGTCTGAGTAGAAAAAGTAAACCCTTagttacaaaagcttttcattgtaagcagaaataaaaacaagaaaaaaagtggTTTAAGCAAAAGGAAGACAGAAATATGGACTATAATTGCCAAATATCTACAATATACAAGGTGCGGAAGCATGAAGAGGAATTGGTATGTAAATAATTGAAATCATACACATTTTGAATTGTTGATTTGATTCAGAAGCCCCTTTAGGTCATGGATTGAAAAGGTAATCCCCACACTTGCATTTCCAACTCATTGGTTTGTAATTTGAAAGGTCATCACCTCTTGATGAGTAAGAAACAAGCGTGGTTGCTTTTGCTGGTGAATAATGACTTCTATGAGTTTGAATTTGAGGTGCAACAGGTACTTGAACTGCTTCACAGTGCTCACAAGTACTGCATCTTCTTTCACACTTGGGAGGCCTAGAACCTATCTGAGATTTTTCCATCATCATCGGTTCCGGCTTTTTCATGTCCTTCTGCACATATTCAAGTACTCAATACCAACAGATTGGAAGATATAAAGTAGAAGAATTCAGTGATGATATTGTACCTCAGCAGGTTCTATAAGACTGGAAGAAACTGCTCTTGCTCTTGCTGCATGCATATATACAGTAAGCAAAGTTAATcggataaaaagagaaagaagaagaaagaatataGAAGCGGGACAACCTTTGGCCGTGAATAGAATAGCAAAGAGAATGAGGCATAGGAGAGTTTGTCTATAGTTGTGGCAGGAGACACAGACTTGAGTTAACCCCATCTTCTCATCAGGGGAAAGAGACTGCAGAAGAAAAGGATTCAGTAAATTGTTTTGAGTGTAACTAAATACTACTAACAGCTTGATAGAGGAAAAATGATGGTGGAAAAGAACAGTGTGacatatagagagagagagagagaaaggagggATATGTGGCAGAAGAGAAGGCAGTGCAGCTGAAATTCTGAAAAAGGTGTCCCAAACGTGGGTCAGATATTGAATGCCACCCCTATTATACAAAACCGATCACTCACTCTCACCTCTTTTATTACCCTTATTATTTCCCCATCAATTCATAAACACTCACTGCAAAAGGTGTATTATAGATCTTGGACTCTGTGAGAAGGAAAGGGTGTAAGCAAAGGAAGGACCTTACCACTCCAACACACACACACGGTTCCTCGTTCAATGAGCCTCAAAAATCCAACTTCTGTCATATGGGGACAAATTCACGCTTCGATTAATGGCCATGCCATTCTCACACACCAAACTTTCCAATACCAAAATACaagacacaaacataaacaaaaaaacatatcaCTAACTTCATTCACAACCTCGAAATAGTTGTGTCAACACTTCATACTTTGGTCTTTCTTTACTTCTCAAGTTGGAAAAAATGAAACATGCTCAGCCCTGTTTTGTCCTTGAACATTTATTTCCTTCTGCTGTAATGCCAAGTTGTAGCCATTCTATTTGCCAGATGATTCATTTTAACTTAACCACCAAAGTCAATAAAAACAGACCTTTACATTACTTGAGCTTATCTCTTCTTCTCATTTTGTATTCTTCTCATTCATTTTTAATACTTGTTCTAAGGTATATTGCAAAAATAGCATTGATCTTGCGTGTTTATACATATACAGGATTTGCTACGTTTGTTCCTCGAAAGAGTACACGAAACATTAATGCATCTCCTTCCATTATTTATTCTCTCATCATTATAAATTACTGTTACGCAATGCTGATAGAGTGGTGGGCCAGTTGGGCTTATTCATGACTGCTGAATTCAACGGTTGCGTACTTTTCTAATAAAGATCATagttcattcaaataaaatttaagaaaattgattttgaaataattttcgCAGAAACAGTAATTACACTACAGCAAGCAATATTTTGAGAGTACTGTATTTGAAAGAGTAtaactttttaactttattttggGTGTTCTTATTCCAAATGACTCCAGATACATTGCAGTCAAAGTAGAATGGGGACAAGAACATTGTAGGGTGCAATTATAAGCCCCGTTCTGTTctttatcaatgaatttttcaCATTCTTGTGTTCTCTAAACCTTCTTGGTCTGTATTCTTTTCAACTTCAGTGGCAAAAAAGTGATGAAGCCCTCTCCATCTTACAAAAAAATGGCATTGCCTTGTCTGTTAGAATCTGGAAATACGGGAAACTATATCTGAAAACTGTCAACCATATGTTGAATCACGTCTGCTCCATCGGAATTGATGCAGTAAGTATTCACCTGATATAGAACAAATTTCAACCATAGAGAGTGCATTGTCAATACTTAAAACAAGGTGTAATATAGCAGAATATCATCACTATGATTTTCAGAACATAAAATGTGAAACATTGAAGACCCCATTATGGTCCTGCCTGGTGTTAAGATTAGAAAAGGATTATTGTTTCTACATTATGTGTTTCAAGCAGCAGAAACTTGCCTGAATGGTGCTATGTGCCAGATATTTCTGCCTACTGCCACTGAAGCTGACATCAATTCTGTCCCAGCTCATTGCTGTCAAGCTTCTGATCATTTCCTCTGCAAGGGTTGTTAATTTGTACACAATATAAAGCATCATATCCTTATGTTCAATCCCATTTGGCAGAAGCATGTAACTAAATTTCAGAAGCAACATTCAGGATTTGTTCTCAAGGTTCTTAACCATACCAGGAAATTCTACGTGGAGGATACAATTACTCGTACAAAAACTATTGAGTAATGGAAAACAATTATGCATTCACGTGTATATGGTCTCTACGTGATTCATATTCAAGTTTTAGATTGTCATATTTAGATTAGTGATGACAGGCATGATCTTGAACtacttacaaatttattaaaaaaatacatcgCAGAGTGCTACAATTATAATAAGTAGTGCTTTTTTAGCTCATGCAAACAcacttttttctttgaaattacCTACTTTATACTAACCTCATCGTGGTGTATATCATATAAAGATTTGATTCACTTGTTAAAGATGTTTCTGACGTCTAACTGCCCCCTTAAGAAGGGAAGACAATCAGTGACTCCACCAAATACCATACTATAAGACGAATTATTAGCTTTAAACAAAGTCATTACGTCTCCTTCAAATGACAGcaactttgattttattttttcattttcgcTTTCATGAGTCATCACAAAACTCCAAGCACCAGACCACAACAGATACGAACTTGCCATGTTTATCATAGTAGTTATAAATGCCAAAAATATTTAGACATCAGCAGATTATACAAATATAGAATAAACCTCATCGGTTGAAAAACTTGAAAGTGAAATACCTTCTGAATCAAGTTTACTGGATTCACTACTCAGTTTGGATTCAGCAGGAACTTCCTCAGCGACACAACTAGATTTTGCTGTCTCTACATTTACAATATGAGGGTACTTTTCATGTCTTGAAAGATGCCGGCGCTGAACAAAACAACACGTCAGACAAAGACACaatttagataaattatattaaatcaatatattatattgcAGAATCTTGATGATTACCTTAGGGAGTTCCTTTCTACGTCTGAGAGATGATGTACTCCATCCAACTAGCTCTATTTAAAGAGTCAAGTTATTCGTGTAAATAATTTGTGGAGTTAAACATTAATTCACGTCAATTTAATAGTACTTGTGGTTATTTTGATTTCTGAATCAGACaaaattatattgattgattggCATCAAAATCAAGAACTAAATTGACagattaaaacttaaaattcatctGGGCTATGACTAAAAGACAAGGATACGATCATAACGAACATTTGCATAGGCAATGCGGCGTTTGAAGGACCGTAAAGCAGACCTATAGAGAAAGAGGTGTAGAATGTTATTTGTTATTGGctcagagaaaaaaaataaataaacagaacCATAAATTCTTACAAGAATTTAATGTCTTCGGAATCACGAACCATTTGGAGAAGAAGAGGAGGTTTCCCATTGTCACTATCTGTTAAAAATAGATGTTTTCCCGTTTTACCAAAAACCCCAGCAACACGAGACACTGCTTTCTCCAGAGAGTAAAATCCACAGAACATAGGAACCTGAAGCATACATAAGTCCAAAAACTATGTCATTGTCTTCACATAAAGTCATTATTAACTCATACTAAGCCACTTCTGTGTATAACACGGTcttctatttattgtttttactcccttagttttataaatagttatagAATTTACTTTACAGAAAAACATTTCTCATCACAGGCAATAAAGCATTCAAATTGCAAATTTTGCTCCATCAAGTCATAGGCTAAAGCTACCAAAAAATGACCTGTTTATGACCTCTAGAACCAAGGTGTGGCGTTGCAGATGTAATGAAATTTATGGGCTCTAGTCCTGCAATTTTTCCTTCATATTTTCTATCATGACATTCTTGATCTGAAACATGGCTTTCACAATGTCCATTCCCCACAGAAAGTTCAAGAGATATGTCTCTCCCATAAAGCCGGGCTATTGCATATCTTGCTATCAAGCCTCCTAAAGAGTGACCTACAAATGAAATTTTCTGAACACTTGGGTGACGTTTTATAACTGATATAACCTGAGAAAacagaagaaaacaaatatcCTTTATCTTTCTGGGTTTGTTGCCAGAGAGTTGAAGTCAATTGAACGCCTTGAGGGCTAAACTTATTAGCTGCGTGTGGAATAAATGATTACAAAGATCAAACAACTGAATGTCAAAGCCATAACACACCTCCTCGGCTAGTCTATCTCCCATTACATCAACCCCATCAAAGGTCAACATCGAAGAATTGCGTTCACTGCCTGCGTTGCACAATGATTAAGCATTTCCATTAAACAGACTCAATGCTACCACACATCAGAAAGATGATTAAGCATTTCCATTAAACAGACTCAATGCTACCACACATCAGAAAGATGATTTTGCTTAAACAGACAAAGGATGCAAACAGAATTGTGTTTCTGCGAACTTACAATGTACAACAGCATCTTCTGGAAACCTTTTCAGAAGCTGCTTTGCGGCAAATTTCCAATTCTGAGCGCTGCATCAAATAGATCACACACACAACCTAGAGGCATAAATGCTCTGGTACATACATGAGGCAAATCACAAATAGTGTAGACAAGGTTCAAACTTAAAAGTTACAGTAATTAGGCAAACCTGCCAACGAGACCATTAACCATTATGATCAAGTGGGTGGGGGTGGGACGCTGACCAgactcatcaacaacctcaatATCAAAACCTCCCCCCGAAACATCATGTTCTATTCTGAAACAACCAAACCTGGGAAAAAAAGAACTCTTtttgctcttcttcttcttcttggtcCCTCCACCGACACCCTCTTGCTTTATTTCTTCAAGCTGGGGTGCTGCTTCTGAATCCATGGAAATCACGGTGATCGGTATGAAAAGGCCAAAAGACAAAAACTTTGAAAAGGTGAGTATATTGGGTTGATTTGTAAGCGTGGAAAGGGAAGGTAGTAGAGTCCCTTCTACAGTACTTGAATGGGAAAGGGAACTCCAACGCGAAGCTGCTTCAACGACTTTCAGCTTCAGCTTCAGCTTCTTGACTCTGACCCTCTCATTCTTATACCATGCTTccactatttaattttatatgtactACTATATGTCTTCAACCAACCacatttcacatttttctttcaattatttcCTTTGATTCATCCGAAGCTTGTCCACCTTATTCTTATAGACTACCTAAGATTTGGTCAATCATCCAACGGTTCTGCACTAATCAAGATCATATAATAAACTTCAGACATGGGTCGTTTAAGGTTTTGTTGATTAGTAGTTATTACCCCTAAAGTCTAAGCAGCTAGAAATTTATTCCCTTTTTCCATCTTCTTTCTAGAAAGCTATGATTAGCGTACTCCATCTATAAAGAAACACTTTTACAGACAAGTGGCcacatatttattcaaataatacgaagaattgaagagaaaaaaaaaattaatcattttcataaAACACTTTACCAGCAAAATTATTTTCTGCAGAGGCTGCAGTGGTAAATTAGGgggaaaacattttatttttacatttttaaagattgtattttttacatttaaggATTATTGGCTAGGTTGATAATTAGGAATGAATGAATGTAATTAAGGAGAAAGTAAATGTATGAGAGAAAGTAGAGCAACTTTAAGTACAAAAAGTTGAAAAGACTTGATAAAGTTGATGCTGAGTGCAAGGACTAATGCAGTGCATAAATGGTACAGATGAcataaaaatttagttataaacTATCCGAGGatcttattttgtttctataaGTTTCTTATTTAGGTATacttttaattctatttaaattaactaggttttatttttgacttttctttaaaaaaggtTTTATCTTTGTaacatttgaaataattattttaaactattataaaatatatgaggTTTGTTTCAGTCCTATAAAACATTTttcgttgattttttttaacatttaaaatcacttaaaaagatcattttttaatttcgaataaactataaaattaagaattacttttacaaaattaaaagagaaaaacatagtGTAAGACTATAAAAATAGCTAAGAGAAATATCTTAAGTGaaggttaaatattttattattaaaatatcgagcttataaatataataattacttattcaagttttactttaaaaaatattaaatcatgttATTTGTCCTtaatttttcagaaaattttaaattattattatttttaatttagtctcgTTTTGAAATCTCTTATGCAATTTGTATTAACAATGTTAGATGGGTGTCACATTACTTCACAGTCACATTACTTCACAATGACAGTGTCATATCgaatatcattattttagttCGATTTTGATatctgtgtttttattttatatcaattcaatcctaattttttaacaaatgatacaattttatttttatccacaaaatttatttttttctataaatattatacaaatatttttattaaaattagaatttttattaaatatttataaaaaaattaaatttatatatatttatattttatatcaaattttatttaaaattgtttttaaattataaatttattcattttaaattgtttttaaattataaatttattcattttaaattgttataaaattatttaaaaatcttaGATACCCTGTATACATATAAAATTCtcaaacaattataaaagaaataactaaCCCTTCAGGATTGTGATCCTCAACTCTATAATATTACTTAGTCTTAGTATGATCATATTGAGGTTTGGGTACTAATCcattgaatatatttaaataattatatctcATTTAACTTGAACTTATGCATTATATATGTAGACATGTGTAAGGAACTCTCTAtatacaaaacaattttttttattaaatattttttagtttctgaattttaatataaaattaaaatttttctatatccaaaattttgatatatttttaaaaatttaaattcaaataaatataatcattctaatccaattatatttaatttttatgtatgttaaacatttttaaattaatatttaaattgtttatactattttatatattttcactttaatattaatatcgataaatcaattttttctatatataattaaattacaaagattgtattcattaatttttaaaaatatatcaaaatttcatacaacaaaattaaattttgtttcaaaagataagatacatttattaaaaaaactttaatcatCGCCATCTTATAATCTAACCAAACTAATGTAATATTTGCAACGTGACGAAACCGTTCCTATTTTGAAATATAGACTCTAACTTTCTCGTGTGATTTGGACAAAATTTTGAATGGGTTTaccaaatattttaagaatttatcaAATGTTTTATAGTAAAACTTTACATTCTGGATAGATATTATTTTGtaactataaaatataacattttatagaattttgtaGAAACCCACAAATTTCATATGTTGGAGTAACTTTGCTAATTTTGTAAGagtagttaaaaaataaacccCTTCTTTTGAACCCCAAATTCCATATTTTGGAATTatcttctaaaaataatatagcatgtatgttgtgtgagatttttcaaattaaattttaaaatttagtaaatttaataaaactcttATATATAGTTTcataattttgaatgttttgtcTTATATATGTAAAGTATAAAATGGACAAATAAAATTTAGGGATAGTTATTACCATGGAAGTGCGAACCCCCACTAAAATAACTAACCTCCTATATGAAACACCTTaaaaattaatctattaattatattataaactcATTAAAGAACcggattttatgaaattatatatatatatatatatatatatatatatatatatatatatatatatataaagtataaaatgaataaattataaaatttaaatagagtTATTATTATGTGAGTTGGGTGCGAAACCCCTCACTAAAATAACTAACCTCTGGAACaccttaaaaattaatatattaattatattataaactcATCAAAGAACCActgattttatcaatataaaatacatCTTAAACTTACAGAAAAAAcatgtataaatatacaaaattacaaaatgtaattcaaaataaagaaatatctatttttatctAAACGTTCATTTTACAAATATTGTATCTATATATGATCATATATAAAATAGGTCACACCACAACCATATATAAGCCTAAGCTATTAAAAcagatttttatatatatgatatattttaattaacctCTTGTATGCAACCTCAAAGAGGTTTCTTAGTTATTTTTCAATGAGTTTGTATTTCCGAAAAATTAATGCAATTAgacattctaaaaaaaaaaattgatgtaattAGACATTTGCAATTAAATTGGTTAAACAAGTAAATGTTAGCTGAGGTATGTGACAAAGTGAGATTGTTAATTAGGtagattttgttatttttaaattaacaaaaaaataaaaattttcttcttctatctaGAATCAAAaagctttttctttctccattaaAGGTGACAATCACTTAAATAGAACTACCACTTAGTGTCCTCGCATCATCACCCACCTAGCATAGACAACCTTGCTTCTCTACAGTACCCAGACATGCAATCACAACAAGAACCACTACGCCTTCATTGTCTTCCTTACGAAAAATGTGAGTTCGACAATGTCTCACACTTTCGCACCTACCAAAACATACATAAGTTCGTTTAACTACAAATTAACGAACAGTTCACGAGTCTCATAACAACAACCCCAAAATGCAGAAGTTAAATCGTGGAAATCACTGTGAGTTTCCAAATTGTGCCACCATGAGAACCACgtgcaaaaaatacaaaaagcaACATCTCTTCGTCCACCATAGGTCTCGCTCCATAACCATCACAATCCCCAATTTCATTCAATCAATCCCCAATTTGAATTATAGAGCTTGTGAATCCTAGTTTTGTGAAATGAAAAATCCCTACAAAAAATTCCCAATTtgatttaaatcatattttactaattttttattgtttaaaatatcaaaagacgaaaaagaaaaaagaaatgaaataagaGCGGGTGATGGTGTTAGTTAAAGATGTGTTTGTAGACCTTGAAGTCACTCCTCGGGTTAGCTTGATTTAGGCTAAGAAATCATTTTGTTTGTATTGTATTACGTTAAACCTATACTCTTCTCATTAActtattagaattttttaaaattcttcttAAAACTCATAAACTCTTCGATTCAAGTCGAGTGCACAAGTCGGTTTCCCTTTACGCATCTCGTCTTAAGTCAATGATCTTAGTTTTGAACCCAAAGAAAAATCTAgaatcttctttattttttctgtttccCCAATTCAACCATAAGattatttcttctaattttCCTTAAATTTGTCACctgttttaattaaatcatgTCATCATGCCTTGTCAACTTACATTTAAATTTGTTCAATCAATTTAACGACAAAATCCAATTGTATTAATTCTTCATAAATAAATGtccaattatataaaaaaataattgaagaacctatttgagaaaaattaccaaaataataacaattatgtaaccaaatcttaattatatacgaggacataaatttattatatatatatatatatatatatatatatatatttatattgtacaataaaaataacaaaaagtaataatagtgataataataataaaaataacaaaaaatagtaataatgatgataataactAAGATTTAATAGAGCTTGTGTCTAGGGATGAAACCTGAACCATTAGTTgccttaaaccctaaatcttAATGTGTGTTAGCTTTTTAAGTGTCTAAGGAATTAATTCTTAGTGAGAAAACCTAGGCTCTTTAACTTGAGGGATTAGGGCTTGAGTGTTTTAGTGAGTTAACATTGATGTTTAATGGAGAAAAGATGATTTTACGAGTACATGAGAGTGAAGCCGGTGAATTCTACACTTAGCAATGTCATTCCATATCACTTATGACCTTTCCCCTCTTATAAGTGTCTCCAACTATTAAAGTCCACCTTTTATTTCTTTGCAAATTTCTCTTCTTGCACATAATCTTATATTCTTTAGTTTATATGAGTTATTAATTGTACGATCATTTTGTACAATACGAGTTTTTTGGAAAACGACAtgtggtcttaccattttatattacttgagtgatttggtacgcttgccgaTGATCATTACCAAGATGTCGAGCACTGCTCCCCTTACCAACTTCTGGGCTATCCTCCTTGACAGGTTGTGGTCTCATCGAATTGTAGAGTTTTTATATTGAGCTCAAACACTTTTGGTGTAGCTTGCTCAGCTTAGTTGTCATTAGTCCAAGTTAGAAAAGTTCAGTCACTACTTGCTTAGCTCAAAAGAGCTCGATCATCATTACTCACTTGTTCTCGAAAGAGTTCGAACATCACTCGCTTATTCTGGGAAGATTCCATGCATCATTAACTTGGTTCAAAAGAGCTcatacatcataaaaaaaaaaagagtttgtaTGCTCCCCTTTCAACA
This DNA window, taken from Vigna radiata var. radiata cultivar VC1973A chromosome 5, Vradiata_ver6, whole genome shotgun sequence, encodes the following:
- the LOC106761597 gene encoding EPIDERMAL PATTERNING FACTOR-like protein 2 isoform X1, which translates into the protein MTEVGFLRLIERGTVCVCWSGKSLSPDEKMGLTQVCVSCHNYRQTLLCLILFAILFTAKARARAVSSSLIEPAEKDMKKPEPMMMEKSQIGSRPPKCERRCSTCEHCEAVQVPVAPQIQTHRSHYSPAKATTLVSYSSRGDDLSNYKPMSWKCKCGDYLFNP
- the LOC106759946 gene encoding putative lipase YDR444W, with protein sequence MDSEAAPQLEEIKQEGVGGGTKKKKKSKKSSFFPRFGCFRIEHDVSGGGFDIEVVDESGQRPTPTHLIIMVNGLVGSAQNWKFAAKQLLKRFPEDAVVHCSERNSSMLTFDGVDVMGDRLAEEVISVIKRHPSVQKISFVGHSLGGLIARYAIARLYGRDISLELSVGNGHCESHVSDQECHDRKYEGKIAGLEPINFITSATPHLGSRGHKQVPMFCGFYSLEKAVSRVAGVFGKTGKHLFLTDSDNGKPPLLLQMVRDSEDIKFLSALRSFKRRIAYANVRYDQLVGWSTSSLRRRKELPKRRHLSRHEKYPHIVNVETAKSSCVAEEVPAESKLSSESSKLDSEEEMIRSLTAMSWDRIDVSFSGSRQKYLAHSTIQVNTYCINSDGADVIQHMVDSFQI
- the LOC106761597 gene encoding EPIDERMAL PATTERNING FACTOR-like protein 2 isoform X2, translating into MGLTQVCVSCHNYRQTLLCLILFAILFTAKARARAVSSSLIEPAEKDMKKPEPMMMEKSQIGSRPPKCERRCSTCEHCEAVQVPVAPQIQTHRSHYSPAKATTLVSYSSRGDDLSNYKPMSWKCKCGDYLFNP